TCCGTTAAGAGATTGGCGCGGTGTCCATGACTATACATCCAACCCCGTTGAAACTTTTCCGCTTCTCTGTAAGTTAATCCCCAACCTTGAGTTTCACCCTGAACAATATTTTCACCAACTCCCTGAAGTGGGCGACTACTAACTGCAAGGTAGCGATCGCGCGGACTTTTGCCGTCAGGTGAAATATGATCAAAGTATTGCCGTTCCAACATATCCTGTGCATGCAGTTGTGCGGCGAGGGACAGTGTAGAATCTTCTTGCAAAGGTGGTAAATTATTCAGAATGCGATCGCGATTTGCCAATTCTAATGCAAAACTTCTTAACTCCGGTAGCGATCGCACATTTCCAGCATTCCAGATTGTGGCTTTTGGCTTGCCTATTTTCCAGTCAGCCCCACCATTACCATTGTAAAGACCCCCTCCCAAAATCCCAAATGGCGACAGTTCAGTCCATAAATAGTTAATATCTAATGGATAACCCCGTAATGCCTGATGAATGACTTGG
The window above is part of the Nodularia spumigena CCY9414 genome. Proteins encoded here:
- a CDS encoding CAP domain-containing protein produces the protein METKSPVKGWWKYILLFTVLLASGPTTQVIHQALRGYPLDINYLWTELSPFGILGGGLYNGNGGADWKIGKPKATIWNAGNVRSLPELRSFALELANRDRILNNLPPLQEDSTLSLAAQLHAQDMLERQYFDHISPDGKSPRDRYLAVSSRPLQGVGENIVQGETQGWGLTYREAEKFQRGWMYSHGHRANLLTEKYTKFGYGVVTGANGQIYAVQMFGM